From Clostridia bacterium, one genomic window encodes:
- the hfq gene encoding RNA chaperone Hfq: protein MVKNNINLQDVFLNQVRKEHIGVTIYLTNGFQLKGMVKGFDNFTVVLDSEGRQQLVYKHAISTISPMKAVNLIFNDNNNRE, encoded by the coding sequence GTGGTTAAGAACAATATTAATTTACAGGATGTATTTTTAAATCAGGTAAGAAAGGAACATATAGGTGTTACAATATACCTGACAAACGGCTTTCAACTAAAAGGAATGGTAAAAGGGTTTGATAATTTTACCGTAGTACTTGACAGCGAAGGCAGGCAGCAACTGGTTTATAAACATGCAATATCAACTATAAGTCCAATGAAAGCTGTAAATTTGATATTTAATGATAATAATAACAGAGAATAA
- the lexA gene encoding transcriptional repressor LexA, with amino-acid sequence MQKKLNEKQQRILDFVNKQVEEKGYPPSVREICSAVGFKSTSTVHGYLERLEKDGMILKDPTKPRALKVVSSKNNKPIRNEENFYPRKELVEVPIVGKVTAGQPILAVENIEDTFPLPVDFVQNSTAFMLRVQGDSMIEAGIFDKDFVLVKQQSIANNGDIVVALIGDEATVKTFYKEKGYVRLQPENQYLDPIIVTDNLSILGKVIGVFRKL; translated from the coding sequence ATGCAAAAAAAGTTAAATGAAAAGCAGCAAAGAATATTAGACTTTGTCAATAAACAGGTTGAGGAAAAAGGTTACCCTCCATCTGTCAGAGAAATATGCAGCGCAGTAGGTTTTAAATCTACTTCTACCGTACACGGTTATTTGGAAAGGCTTGAAAAGGACGGCATGATACTTAAAGATCCCACCAAGCCAAGAGCACTTAAAGTGGTCAGTTCTAAAAATAATAAACCCATAAGAAATGAAGAAAATTTTTATCCTAGGAAAGAGCTTGTGGAGGTGCCTATTGTTGGGAAAGTAACTGCTGGGCAGCCGATTCTTGCCGTAGAGAATATAGAAGATACTTTTCCTCTGCCTGTGGACTTTGTCCAGAATTCCACAGCATTTATGCTTAGAGTACAAGGTGACAGTATGATTGAAGCAGGTATATTCGATAAAGATTTTGTACTAGTAAAACAGCAATCCATAGCTAATAACGGCGACATAGTTGTTGCTCTTATAGGTGATGAAGCTACAGTAAAAACCTTCTATAAAGAAAAGGGCTATGTACGGTTGCAGCCGGAAAATCAGTACCTCGATCCTATAATAGTAACAGACAATCTTTCTATTTTAGGAAAAGTTATAGGTGTATTCAGAAAATTATAA
- a CDS encoding LysM peptidoglycan-binding domain-containing protein, with protein MKKKYVLKNKTRFTTVIMIMIITITTTFLATTVYGYKESSYKTIIVRQGDTLWDIANKNNKESDIRKYIYEIKKVNNLNDGNIISGQELKIPVLE; from the coding sequence ATGAAAAAGAAGTATGTTTTAAAAAATAAGACGAGATTTACAACAGTAATAATGATAATGATAATAACCATAACTACAACTTTTTTGGCAACGACAGTATATGGATATAAGGAATCTTCCTATAAAACAATAATTGTCAGACAAGGTGACACATTATGGGACATAGCAAATAAAAACAATAAAGAAAGTGATATAAGAAAGTATATCTATGAAATAAAAAAAGTAAATAACCTTAACGATGGTAACATAATCTCAGGACAGGAACTAAAAATACCTGTTTTAGAATAG
- the hyfB gene encoding hydrogenase 4 subunit B, with the protein MYLEKVFLSEDLKYIFLFMLVIYISGALISLILHKRQKTALIISNSAVIAASVVGSFFSLMILSSENKNILEFSFASNIKNISIDFRIDNLSALFILIISLISLTVSLYSYGYLRHYLHKRNLSLFGFLYNFFVLSMVLVVSSGHLFFFLIVWELMSLISYFLVVFENEKAETQKAGVMYIIMTHIGTAFIIAAFVLIFKYSGTAYFSSINLEKTPLAVKNIIFLFSLIGFGTKAGLIPLHVWLPKAHPAAPSNISALMSGVMIKTAVYGIIRVCFGFLDPQYLWWGTLVLVIGGITTILGIAFALMENNIKRLLAYSSVENIGIIMIGVGIALTSYSKGYTGIAVFAISAALLHTLNHSIFKSMLFLGAGAIHYSTDTKNMEKLGGLIKRMPFTALFFLCGTLSISSIPPFNGFTSEWLIYQSLFAGIGITGSWYKIILILIVALLGMAGVLVAASFIKTFGIAFLALPRTSSAKSAEEVPKSMLAGMGILSFLCILFGILPGITLRLIENVSNDFFGNSISSVITGKSSFLMFSDKSSTSISLAALVIAFLILIPVLLLIVNLLKGKAQKRVYKTWDCGYRALDSRMQYSATGFSKPLRIVFRALYRPNREFEVESGATEYFFKSAQYKVSTQSIFEKYMYEPIIKNVINFARRTRFLIQTGSIHTYLIYIFVVIVVMFIYYAKS; encoded by the coding sequence ATGTATTTGGAAAAGGTTTTCCTTTCTGAAGATTTAAAATACATATTTCTATTCATGTTGGTAATATACATATCAGGTGCATTAATATCCTTAATTCTACACAAAAGACAAAAAACAGCTTTAATAATATCAAATTCTGCAGTAATAGCTGCTTCTGTAGTAGGTAGCTTTTTTTCTTTAATGATATTATCTTCAGAAAACAAAAACATTTTGGAGTTTTCATTTGCAAGTAACATCAAAAATATTTCAATTGATTTCAGAATTGATAATCTTTCAGCTTTATTTATACTGATTATTTCTTTAATTTCCCTTACAGTTTCATTATATTCATATGGATACTTGAGGCATTACTTACATAAAAGAAATTTAAGCTTATTTGGATTTCTATATAATTTTTTTGTTTTATCAATGGTACTGGTTGTTTCATCCGGACATCTATTCTTTTTCCTTATAGTCTGGGAGTTAATGTCCTTGATTTCATACTTCCTGGTTGTTTTTGAGAACGAAAAGGCTGAAACGCAAAAAGCGGGTGTTATGTACATAATAATGACACATATAGGAACAGCGTTTATTATAGCTGCTTTTGTATTAATATTTAAATACTCTGGAACAGCTTATTTTTCCTCAATAAACCTCGAAAAAACACCTTTAGCTGTAAAAAACATAATATTCTTATTTAGTTTGATAGGCTTTGGCACCAAGGCCGGTCTGATCCCATTACATGTGTGGCTGCCTAAAGCACATCCGGCGGCACCAAGTAATATTTCTGCTTTGATGTCTGGCGTCATGATAAAAACTGCTGTATATGGTATTATCAGAGTATGTTTTGGTTTTTTGGACCCCCAGTATCTTTGGTGGGGAACGCTGGTACTTGTAATCGGAGGTATCACAACAATACTGGGAATAGCGTTTGCCTTAATGGAAAATAATATCAAGAGGTTGCTTGCTTACTCTAGTGTAGAAAATATCGGTATCATAATGATAGGTGTAGGGATAGCCTTAACATCCTATTCAAAAGGGTATACGGGAATAGCTGTATTTGCCATAAGTGCTGCACTCCTACATACATTGAACCATTCAATATTTAAAAGTATGCTTTTCTTAGGTGCTGGAGCTATACATTATTCGACTGATACAAAAAATATGGAAAAGCTGGGCGGCTTGATAAAACGTATGCCATTTACAGCTTTGTTTTTTTTGTGTGGAACTTTATCCATATCTTCGATTCCGCCTTTTAATGGATTTACCAGTGAATGGCTTATATATCAGTCACTTTTTGCAGGTATCGGAATAACCGGAAGCTGGTATAAGATCATACTTATATTAATAGTTGCATTATTAGGAATGGCAGGAGTATTGGTAGCAGCAAGCTTTATTAAGACATTTGGTATTGCATTTCTTGCTCTTCCAAGGACAAGCAGCGCAAAATCAGCCGAGGAAGTTCCTAAGTCAATGCTTGCAGGTATGGGAATTTTATCGTTCCTGTGCATATTGTTTGGCATACTGCCTGGAATAACTCTCAGACTGATTGAAAATGTGAGCAATGATTTTTTTGGTAATTCAATAAGCAGTGTAATCACTGGAAAGTCCAGCTTCCTAATGTTTTCTGATAAGAGTAGTACATCAATTTCTCTAGCTGCACTTGTCATAGCTTTTTTGATTTTGATTCCCGTCTTATTGCTAATAGTAAATCTACTTAAAGGAAAAGCACAAAAAAGAGTGTATAAAACGTGGGATTGCGGGTACAGGGCTTTAGATTCAAGAATGCAGTATTCTGCAACAGGTTTCTCTAAACCGTTACGAATTGTATTTAGAGCATTATACAGGCCAAATAGAGAATTTGAGGTAGAAAGCGGAGCTACGGAGTATTTTTTCAAATCAGCCCAATATAAAGTTTCAACTCAATCAATATTTGAAAAATACATGTATGAACCAATTATTAAAAATGTCATAAATTTTGCAAGGAGAACCAGATTTCTTATACAGACAGGGAGTATACATACTTACCTCATTTATATATTTGTAGTTATTGTTGTAATGTTCATTTATTATGCAAAATCCTAA
- a CDS encoding NADH-quinone oxidoreductase subunit H, with translation MFIDLAKCILQISVIIIFAPLVNGIIRKIKAKVQHRKGAPVFQMYYDLLKLFKKDVVIPENSSWIFWITPYVYFISIIIAALFVPVIPQMFSFGFTGDMVLFVYLLAIGRLFMVLAGLDTGSTFGGMGSSREMMISSLIEPSLLITLFTLGLNPNNYSANFKAIYAGSINVGAGIFSPAYMLLLAAMLIVLIAETARIPVDDPATHLELTMVHEAMILEYSGRYLALMQISASIKQLLLITLVVNVFFPFSIEAEPIIGLFITLILYVLKVVLTTALIAFVEINSVKLRLFSVPNYAALAFILSLLGFMASFVFGR, from the coding sequence ATGTTTATAGATTTAGCAAAATGCATTTTGCAAATATCAGTCATTATAATATTTGCTCCTCTAGTAAACGGGATAATAAGGAAAATCAAGGCTAAAGTTCAACATAGAAAGGGAGCACCTGTCTTTCAGATGTATTATGATCTTCTCAAGCTTTTTAAGAAGGATGTAGTTATTCCTGAGAACTCATCATGGATTTTCTGGATAACCCCTTATGTTTATTTTATATCAATAATCATTGCGGCTCTGTTTGTACCGGTAATTCCACAAATGTTTTCATTTGGCTTTACGGGAGATATGGTACTTTTTGTATACCTTCTTGCAATAGGAAGACTTTTTATGGTTTTAGCAGGATTAGATACAGGAAGTACATTCGGAGGTATGGGCAGCAGTCGTGAAATGATGATTTCATCCCTTATTGAACCTTCGCTATTAATAACACTTTTTACTTTAGGACTTAACCCTAATAATTATTCAGCTAATTTTAAAGCTATTTATGCAGGCTCAATAAATGTGGGGGCTGGTATATTCAGCCCTGCATATATGCTGCTTTTAGCCGCAATGTTGATAGTGCTTATTGCCGAAACTGCAAGAATACCGGTAGATGATCCAGCAACTCATCTGGAGCTGACTATGGTACATGAAGCAATGATATTGGAATATTCGGGCAGATATCTGGCTTTAATGCAGATATCTGCTTCAATAAAGCAGCTTTTACTGATTACACTTGTAGTAAATGTATTTTTCCCTTTTAGTATTGAAGCAGAGCCGATAATAGGTCTTTTCATAACACTGATTTTATATGTTTTAAAAGTAGTTTTGACAACTGCTCTTATAGCATTTGTTGAGATCAATTCTGTAAAACTAAGGTTGTTCAGTGTGCCAAATTATGCGGCACTTGCATTTATATTATCATTATTAGGTTTTATGGCGTCATTTGTATTCGGGAGGTAG
- a CDS encoding hydrogenase, protein MNKFLDILNLFSMFILITTFILVANKRINSYIKTFRLQSALLALVAATFSLYHLIEEGKFDGIIIICLLIIALKVIYIPSMLKRITKRVEYKVEKDFFINIPISIIICCGLVILIWYVVSLIPDIRNMYERIFLTNSVAVVLIGLFFMISRRKAIGQIIGFLVIENGMFMAAILTTFGMPMIVEIGVFFDLLTAVLIMGVFVFRINENFDSIDINKLRNLKG, encoded by the coding sequence ATGAATAAGTTTTTAGATATCTTGAATCTTTTTTCAATGTTTATTCTAATAACTACTTTTATACTTGTAGCAAATAAAAGAATCAATTCTTATATTAAGACATTCAGGCTTCAGTCGGCTCTTCTGGCTTTAGTAGCTGCTACATTTAGCCTTTACCACCTAATAGAAGAAGGGAAGTTTGACGGTATCATTATAATATGTCTGCTAATTATTGCTCTTAAGGTTATTTATATACCTAGTATGCTGAAAAGAATTACTAAAAGAGTTGAGTATAAAGTGGAAAAAGACTTTTTTATAAACATTCCGATTTCCATTATCATTTGCTGTGGACTGGTAATATTAATCTGGTATGTTGTTTCGTTAATACCTGATATCAGAAACATGTACGAGCGTATATTCCTGACTAATTCCGTAGCAGTAGTGCTTATAGGTCTTTTCTTTATGATCAGCAGGCGAAAGGCGATAGGACAGATAATAGGCTTTCTTGTAATAGAAAACGGTATGTTTATGGCTGCCATACTTACCACATTCGGAATGCCTATGATTGTAGAAATAGGTGTATTTTTCGATTTGCTCACAGCAGTTTTGATTATGGGAGTATTCGTGTTCAGAATAAATGAGAATTTTGATTCAATAGATATAAATAAGTTACGTAATCTAAAGGGATAA
- a CDS encoding hydrogenase 4 subunit F, which translates to MIALLLFIPLITCGMFWSTKNRNILNIINASGITLLLGLSVYCAYDVILNKNITLKLFSDIIYIDSLSALMLLVTSSVAFLASVYSIGYMNEEFDRKIISIKKLQIYYTLLHVFIFTMILTITTQNMGLMWIAVEATTLASAFLVGFYNDKKSIEAAWKYIIICSVGIAFAMLGVVMLYYSSMHSLGESVSGLNWTYLFENAGKLQGSILKIAFIFILVGFGTKVGLAPMHTWLPDAHSQAPSPISALLSGVLLNTAMYCIIRVMIIVNKNAGNNIYTSKLLVALGIISIGTAAIFILVQQDFKRLLAYSSIEHMGIIALSLGIFTPLSIFGALYHIINHAFTKSMLFIASGNIYLKYNTKKISKVQGILKTMPITGTAFIIGLFAITGMPPFSVFSSELNIIIASFEKTSYIPAALMLLFLTFVFAGFVKQMMKMFYGKPQIKELRPGEINRIGSVILITYIIIITITGFYIPGPVKELIDSAGEIVRGTVK; encoded by the coding sequence ATGATAGCATTGTTGCTGTTTATTCCACTTATTACGTGTGGAATGTTCTGGTCTACAAAAAATAGGAATATATTGAATATCATAAATGCATCCGGAATAACATTACTGCTTGGGTTATCTGTGTATTGTGCATATGATGTCATACTGAATAAAAACATCACCCTCAAGCTTTTCAGTGATATCATATATATTGATTCTCTCAGCGCTTTGATGCTTTTAGTTACTTCATCGGTTGCTTTTCTGGCTTCAGTTTATTCTATTGGCTATATGAATGAGGAGTTTGACAGAAAAATAATTAGCATTAAAAAGCTTCAGATTTATTATACTCTTCTGCATGTATTCATTTTCACCATGATCCTTACAATTACTACGCAAAACATGGGACTTATGTGGATCGCAGTAGAAGCAACAACATTAGCCTCAGCTTTTCTGGTAGGTTTTTATAATGACAAGAAATCGATCGAAGCAGCCTGGAAGTATATCATAATATGTTCAGTCGGTATTGCTTTTGCCATGCTTGGCGTTGTCATGCTGTATTATTCCTCGATGCATTCATTAGGAGAATCTGTTTCAGGACTAAACTGGACATATCTTTTTGAAAATGCCGGGAAGCTGCAGGGGAGCATACTTAAGATAGCTTTTATATTTATACTGGTCGGATTTGGAACAAAGGTTGGATTAGCCCCTATGCATACGTGGCTCCCTGATGCACACAGTCAGGCACCATCGCCAATAAGTGCCCTGCTTTCAGGAGTGCTGCTGAATACAGCCATGTACTGTATTATAAGGGTTATGATAATTGTCAATAAAAATGCCGGAAACAATATTTATACAAGCAAACTTCTTGTAGCATTAGGAATAATATCTATTGGGACGGCTGCAATATTTATCCTGGTACAGCAGGATTTCAAGAGATTGCTTGCGTATTCAAGCATAGAGCATATGGGAATTATAGCTTTAAGCCTTGGTATATTCACACCGTTAAGTATTTTTGGGGCACTATATCATATAATAAATCACGCTTTTACAAAATCAATGCTTTTTATAGCTTCGGGTAATATATATTTAAAATATAACACAAAAAAGATAAGCAAGGTTCAAGGTATTTTAAAAACAATGCCCATAACAGGTACTGCATTTATAATAGGACTTTTCGCAATAACAGGAATGCCTCCTTTCAGCGTTTTCAGCAGTGAACTGAACATAATTATTGCATCCTTTGAAAAGACAAGCTATATACCCGCTGCATTGATGCTTTTATTTCTAACATTTGTTTTTGCGGGTTTTGTTAAGCAAATGATGAAAATGTTTTATGGAAAACCTCAAATTAAAGAGTTGAGACCAGGCGAGATAAACCGGATAGGGTCAGTAATACTGATTACGTATATAATAATTATCACAATAACAGGCTTCTATATTCCTGGTCCAGTAAAAGAACTTATTGATTCTGCAGGAGAAATTGTCAGAGGTACTGTAAAGTGA